The Chrysiogenes arsenatis DSM 11915 genome segment GCAGATAGAAAACGTGAATATGACGTTAGGGCGTTTAGGTGCGTACGCGTTTCTCCGCTTCTCCGTGGCGACGGGCGACGAAAAGCGCTCGGCATTCATGGCGCGCATCAACGAATTGTCAACTGCCGTTACCAACGACCTGCTCTTTTTCGAACTCGAATGGGCTGCCCTTGATGACGAAACGGCACACGGCTTCCTAGCGCAATCCGAACACTTGCGTCATTATCAAGCCTTTTTGGGACGCATCCGTACCTATCGCCAACACCTGCTCAGCGAGCCAGAAGAAAGAGTTGCCGCTAAACTTGCCATCACCGGGTCACAGTCTTTCAATAAGTTATTTGAAAAAATTCAGGCCAAAATGACCTACGGTGCGGAAAACAAAAGTCAGGAGGAAGCACTCAGCGGACTCTATGCGCCAGAACGCGAAGTGCGTCAGGCATCGCAAGAGATGTTTACTGCCGGATTGCAAAGCAACTTACATATCATGACCCATATTTACAATGCGATGGCGACCGAAAAAATGGTCATCGATGAAATGCGCCAGTATCCCCATTGGTTGCGCTACCGCAATCTGAGTAATGAACTGGAAGATGAGGCTGTCGAATCGCTGGTCAGTGCTATCACCAGCCGCTACGACATTGTTGCCAACTACTACACACTCAAGCGTCACATTCTGGGTGGCGAAACCCTCTATGACTATGACCGTTACGCACCGATCAGCACAACCACGCCAACCTACGACTGGGACTATGCTGTCCAAGCCGTCTGCGAAGCCTTTGCCAGTTTTTCTCCCCGTTTAGCGGGTATTGCGCAAGAATTCTTCGACAAAAACTGGATCGATTCCAAAGCTGTGCCCGGCAAACGGAGTGGCGCCTACGCCCATCCGGTCACACCGGACACGCATCCCTACCTTTTTAGCAATTTTACGGGTCGTTTGCGCGATATTGAAACGCTTGCCCATGAAATGGGGCATGGCGTGCACCAATACCTTGCGCGCAAACAAGGGTATTTTGGTTCTAACACGCCGTTGGTGCTGGCCGAAACTGCGTCTGTCTTTGCGGAAATGGTGCTCTTCAAACGCGAGTATGCCAAGTTAAGCGATCCACGCCAAAAGCTCGGTATTGTGTGCGGCAAATTGGAATCCATGATTGCAACAGTATTCCGCCAAACCGCGATGAATCGCTTTGAGCATGAACTCCATACCGCGCGGCGCGCTTCGGGCGAACTCTCATCCGAAACGATTTCCGACCTTTGGTACCAAACGCAGCAAGCCATGTTTGGCGAGAGTGTTACCTTAACCGATAACTACCGTATCTGGTGGTCGTATATTCCACATTTCCTGAATGCTCCGGGCTATGTCTACTCCTATGCCTTTGGCGAACTGCTGGTTCTGGCACTCTATGGCCGCTATCAACAGGTAGGCGAACCGTTTATTGACGACTACATCGCATTACTGGAATGCGGAGGAACACTCCCACCTGCCGTCGCCCTGCGCCGCATTGGAATCGACATTGACGATCCTGCGTTCTGGCAACAGGGACTTGCCGCGATTGAAGAGCTTGTCAATGAAGCGTGGGTGTTATATAAGGGGCTCGCTGAATAGTTTACGGCACGACTCCGAATTCACGCATATATTCACAGCTCGATAGAAATGTAAGGAGCGCATTTTCATGAAAACAATTGAAGGAAACCTGATCGCGCAAAATATCCGCGTCGCTATTGTGGCCTCTCGCTTCAACTCTTTTATTACTCAAAGCCTTATTGGTGGTGCAATTGATTTCTTGGAGCGTCATGGTCACGATACCCAAACGACCGAAGTTGTCTGGGTTCCAGGAGCCTTTGAAATTCCATTAGCCGCTCAAAAGCTTGCCGCCACAGGGCGCTACGAAGGGATCATCTGCCTTGGCGCCGTGATTCGCGGTGGGACACCACACTTTGACTATGTAGCGTCGGAAGTGACCAAAGGGATTGCCCACGTTTCACTCCAACATGGTATTCCCGTCGCATTCGGCGTGCTGACTACCGACAGCATTGAGCAAGCCATCGAACGTGCCGGAACGAAGGCTGGCAATAAAGGTGCTGATGCTGCCTCTTCGGTCGTCGAAATGATCAATTTACTCGCCCAGATCTAGTTTCTGAAGGATATAGTTTGCCATTAACTCGCCGCACCCAGCGCGAAAGCGCCTTAAAGATACACTATGCTTTGATACAGACCATCGGCACCTATCGCGAAGACACGATGGAGCTGACGGCCAACCAGTACCATCTTGAGTTAACTGATTTTGTACGGCAATTAGTCAAGGTTTCCTGTGAACGGCACGATGAGCTGAAAACAGTGGTATGGTCGCTGGCGAAAGATCCGGAAATGATCGCCGGACTTGATTTATTGATTATGATTCAGGGGATGTGCGAACTGGAACTCGAACATTCTCCCCCGAAAACGATCATAAACGAGTATATTGAACTGGCAAAACTCTACGGCGCGGATAACGCGTTTAAGTTTGTCAACGTCATACTCAACGCGTTTAAAGATCGCGCACCACATGACTGAAAAAATTTACCGCTGTCGCCTCCATTCACCGGAAATAATCTACGTGAATAACATTCTCGAAGGGCATGAAGGGCTTGGTATTATCCACACGACAGATGAAAAAACCGGAAGTGTCGTTTTTTACACCACTTCAGACACAGAACACGAACTGGCAGCACTGTTGCAATCACTCCAAGCTGAAGGGGTTGACATCGAACTTTTAGACGTTTTAGAACAGTCAACGCTGCTGTAAAGCAGGAAGGGTACTCCCATGGAACCGTTAGAAAAACAAAAGCTCCATAAACTGCTACGCGACATTATCGGATCAGTGAACTCCATCCAATCCCATCACCGCCAAGAGATGGAACGAATTGATAAAAAAATAGAAATTATTATGTTCATTTTGCGCCAACTCGGTGGCTCGGAACGGGTCGAGCGGATGGTGCGCGATGCAAAATTCCAACTCGGGGAATTCAACCTTGGCTCCGCCTTTCACACGGAAATGGAACGTGAATTTCAACGTCTTGAGCGTTGGGTGAACGATGTCTGCGTCCTTGAAGGGATATATCAGACTGATGCTCAATCGTCCGACGATGGGAATTCCAACTCCCCTAAAGGAGAATGACCCTGTGCTACTGATCGGGCAGCTTTTTGTCGTTCTCCTGCTTTTGCTTTGTGTCGCCATACTCATCATCGGGCTTCCCGGTGATGTTTTTTTGTTTGGAATCATGGTGATCTATGCGCTCAGCACGGGAATGGAAACGGTAACATGGAGCAATCTAATCGTACTCGCGTTGGCAGCAGCCGTATCGCAAGGTGGTGAATTTTGGCTTGGATACCGTGTAACGGAAAAAAGCGGGGCGAGTAAAGGGGCGAATATTGCGTCCATCATCCTTGCTATTCTTCTGGGCATTGTGTTTGCGCCGCTCTTTTTTGGCCTTGGCGCACTTCTCGGCGCTCTTTTGGGCGCGTGGCTCGGCGCGTTCGGCTATGAATTTTTCACGACACGAGATATCCGCCAGAGCCTCCGTTCGGGATATGGCGCGTTGACGGGTAAAGTGCTCGGTTTTACACTGAAAATTGGCATCACTGTTTTTATGCTGGTGTATTCAATACAAAATATATTCTGGAGTTAGCCTGTGAGATCGACCATTCGTGACAATATTCGACGCTTTGGCATTGAGAACTGGGGAGCCGACTATTTTGCGGTCAATACGCGTGG includes the following:
- a CDS encoding M3 family oligoendopeptidase codes for the protein MTASPQGANWNLNDLYLAPDDPAVARDEADVKTQATRLRERYRGTIATLTPEQLWECLQQIENVNMTLGRLGAYAFLRFSVATGDEKRSAFMARINELSTAVTNDLLFFELEWAALDDETAHGFLAQSEHLRHYQAFLGRIRTYRQHLLSEPEERVAAKLAITGSQSFNKLFEKIQAKMTYGAENKSQEEALSGLYAPEREVRQASQEMFTAGLQSNLHIMTHIYNAMATEKMVIDEMRQYPHWLRYRNLSNELEDEAVESLVSAITSRYDIVANYYTLKRHILGGETLYDYDRYAPISTTTPTYDWDYAVQAVCEAFASFSPRLAGIAQEFFDKNWIDSKAVPGKRSGAYAHPVTPDTHPYLFSNFTGRLRDIETLAHEMGHGVHQYLARKQGYFGSNTPLVLAETASVFAEMVLFKREYAKLSDPRQKLGIVCGKLESMIATVFRQTAMNRFEHELHTARRASGELSSETISDLWYQTQQAMFGESVTLTDNYRIWWSYIPHFLNAPGYVYSYAFGELLVLALYGRYQQVGEPFIDDYIALLECGGTLPPAVALRRIGIDIDDPAFWQQGLAAIEELVNEAWVLYKGLAE
- the ribH gene encoding 6,7-dimethyl-8-ribityllumazine synthase encodes the protein MKTIEGNLIAQNIRVAIVASRFNSFITQSLIGGAIDFLERHGHDTQTTEVVWVPGAFEIPLAAQKLAATGRYEGIICLGAVIRGGTPHFDYVASEVTKGIAHVSLQHGIPVAFGVLTTDSIEQAIERAGTKAGNKGADAASSVVEMINLLAQI
- a CDS encoding transcription antitermination factor NusB, which gives rise to MPLTRRTQRESALKIHYALIQTIGTYREDTMELTANQYHLELTDFVRQLVKVSCERHDELKTVVWSLAKDPEMIAGLDLLIMIQGMCELELEHSPPKTIINEYIELAKLYGADNAFKFVNVILNAFKDRAPHD
- a CDS encoding DUF4911 domain-containing protein produces the protein MTEKIYRCRLHSPEIIYVNNILEGHEGLGIIHTTDEKTGSVVFYTTSDTEHELAALLQSLQAEGVDIELLDVLEQSTLL
- a CDS encoding DUF456 domain-containing protein is translated as MLLIGQLFVVLLLLLCVAILIIGLPGDVFLFGIMVIYALSTGMETVTWSNLIVLALAAAVSQGGEFWLGYRVTEKSGASKGANIASIILAILLGIVFAPLFFGLGALLGALLGAWLGAFGYEFFTTRDIRQSLRSGYGALTGKVLGFTLKIGITVFMLVYSIQNIFWS